One segment of Pangasianodon hypophthalmus isolate fPanHyp1 chromosome 10, fPanHyp1.pri, whole genome shotgun sequence DNA contains the following:
- the LOC113545093 gene encoding G-protein coupled receptor family C group 6 member A, translating to MFLWMYTVILCTVFSVSFGHACDYEVYKCGAWASGDIHIGMLSSYFSKVENLYSRGAPDIYNCSEFNHVSFVRMLAVIYTIETINNSSFLPGVRLGYHICDTCCHASKAIQSAEHLLALNNTEQGQCELNPNPAVKAIIGAQYSEVSISVARFLSLYMVPQISASSSAEALSDRLRYPSFLRTIPSDIHQTKALAKLMSYFQWDWVGVVHGDDDYGKNALQGFLDNAENENVCTAFIETLPHYLDFKDIDNMIQNVVQTIQNSTANVVLVILREELVHKLFTEVIKQNITRTWIASDAWSVSYNISHMKGINNIGDIFGFNFITGPNPGFKEYLQNLAITPGTENKFIEEYLKLGNDKDYLTKVVDISQTYADRLAVLSIAHSLKSILKCNQTACPGDKDFPPYKLLKELKRVNFSLDNQTFYFNTSGNFVNGYHLMNWAQNKSSGQREFVVVGGYKLEQEQINIDKNIQWYNSNSNKEPISICSDACPPGKAKKLLKKSCCHECIECLEGTYSNGTNLPNCLPCQNGTWSLKGWTHCAEKKEVYWNWDGPRAIIFLVFGMAGFLLLFMNLIIYLVFRESPVIKQAGGYIYLLIMVGLALSYTSVIIFIGKPNVHKCRARQVLYGLGFTLTVSCILVKALRTFVAFLPRYRQHNVKKFYKPPVIIGSGTFIQVLICIFWLVFDSPSVENLTSNDSMEITVQCIEGSGMGFGFMLCYIALLALICFILAFKGRKVPQRFNETGHIILSMLIYLFVWVCFTPIYVAKFGERYSVQAAAILVSSYGIIFCHFAPKCYMALCKKKDEVTTEAYIARACNFRPSMASILTTSSGVGSLASEIGLHPSASQISMNSNDTGIGCTINTACVLHANKSSNSQQIIRKRFHRRSI from the exons ATGTTCCTTTGGATGTATACagtgattttatgcactgtttTTTCAGTCAGTTTTGGGCATGCTTGCGATTATGAAGTGTATAAATGTGGCGCCTGGGCTTCCGGAGACATACACATAGGAATGCTCAGCTCTTATTTTTCTAAAGTGGAGAATCTATATTCTCGAGGAGCTCCAGATATTTACAACTGCTCAGA atttaatcATGTGTCATTTGTACGGATGCTTGCCGTCATCTACACCATTGAAACCATTAATAACTCCAGCTTCCTGCCTGGGGTACGCCTTGGTTACCACATCTGTGACACTTGCTGTCATGCTTCAAAAGCCATACAGAGCGCAGAGCACCTGCTGGCATTAAACAACACTGAACAGGGCCAGTGTGAGCTCAATCCAAACCCTGCAGTAAAGGCCATCATTGGAGCACAGTACTCCGAGGTGTCGATCAGTGTGGCTCGCTTTCTGAGCCTCTACATGGTGCCACAG ATAAGTGCAAGTTCCTCTGCAGAAGCGCTGAGTGACCGTCTGCGCTACCCTTCCTTCCTCCGCACCATACCCAGTGATATCCACCAGACGAAAGCCTTGGCCAAACTCATGTCTTACTTTCAGTGGGACTGGGTTGGTGTCGTTCATGGGGATGATGATTATGGCAAAAATGCTTTGCAAGGCTTCCTGGATAATGCAGAAAATGAGAATGTTTGCACTGCCTTTATAGAAACTTTGCCTCACTACCTAGACTTTAAGGACATTGATAATATGATCCAAAACGTGGTCCAAACCATCCAAAACTCCACAGCAAACGTTGTGTTAGTCATCTTAAGAGAAGAGCTAGTGCACAAACTGTTCACCGAGGTGATCAAGCAGAATATAACACGCACATGGATAGCCAGTGATGCCTGGTCGGTGTCGTATAATATCAGTCACATGAAGGGCATCAACAACATCGGGGATATATTTGGTTTCAATTTTATTACAGGCCCTAACCCTGGATTTAAAGAGTATCTGCAAAATCTCGCCATCACCCCGGGTACTGAGAATAAGTTCATAGAAGAATACCTAAAGCTAGGGAATGACAAAGACTACTTAACAAAAGTGGTGGATATTAGCCAGACTTATGCCGACCGATTGGCTGTGCTATCAATTGCTCATTCCCTAAAgtcaattttaaaatgtaaccaAACTGCCTGTCCAGGGGACAAAGATTTTCCCCCATACAAG cttCTCAAAGAACTGAAACGGGTCAATTTTTCTCTGGACAATCAGACGTTCTACTTCAATACATCTGGAAATTTTGTCAATGGCTACCATTTGATGAACTGGGCACAAAATAAGTCTAGTGGACAAAgagagtttgttgttgttgggggATATAAACTGGAGCAAGAACAAATTAACATTGATAAAAATATTCAGTGGtataattcaaattcaaataag GAACCAATTTCCATATGCTCTGATGCCTGCCCTCCTGGCAAagcaaaaaaacttttaaagaaaTCCTGCTGTCATGAGTGCATAGAGTGTTTGGAGGGCACTTACTCCAATGGCACGA ACCTTCCCAACTGTCTCCCGTGCCAAAATGGGACATGGTCGCTAAAAGGATGGACACACTgtgcagaaaagaaagaagtctATTGGAACTGGGATGGGCCACGAGCTATCATTTTTCTAGTGTTTGGCATGGCAGGATTTCTCCTCTTGTTTATGAACCTGATTATCTACTTGGTGTTTCGTGAGAGTCCTGTCATCAAACAGGCTGGAGGCTACATTTATCTTCTCATTATGGTAGGGTTAGCGCTTAGCTATACCAGTGTCATAATCTTCATCGGTAAACCCAATGTTCATAAGTGTAGGGCACGCCAGGTTCTGTACGGCTTAGGCTTCACGCTAACTGTCTCATGTATCCTGGTAAAAGCCCTGCGCACATTTGTAGCGTTCCTTCCTCGATACCGCCAACACAATGTCAAGAAATTCTACAAGCCTCCTGTTATTATTGGCTCCGGCACCTTCATTCAAGTCCTGATTTGCATCTTTTGGCTAGTTTTTGATTCTCCTTCTGTGGAAAACCTGACATCTAATGACAGCATGGAGATCACTGTGCAGTGTATCGAAGGTTCTGGCATGGGATTTGGCTTCATGCTTTGTTACATTGCCCTGCTCGCACTCATCTGCTTTATTCTGGCTTTTAAAGGGAGAAAAGTTCCTCAGCGCTTCAATGAGACTGGACACATTATCCTCAGCATGCTGATATACCTGTTTGTATGGGTGTGCTTCACTCCAATATATGTCGCAAAGTTCGGAGAGCGCTACTCAGTTCAGGCTGCAGCTATCTTGGTTTCATCGTATGGAATTATCTTCTGTCACTTTGCCCCCAAGTGTTACATGGCCCTTTGCAAAAAGAAGGATGAGGTCACTACGGAGGCCTATATTGCACGAGCATGCAATTTCAGACCATCAATGGCCTCCATTCTTACTACTTCTTCAGGGGTCGGGTCGCTAGCGTCAGAAATTGGACTCCACCCCTCAGCTTCACAGATCAGCATGAACTCAAACGATACTGGGATTGGCTGCACAATTAACACTGCATGTGTTTTGCATGCAAATAAATCCAGTAACTCTCAGCAGATCATACGGAAAAGGTTCCACAGAAGGTCTATTTAA
- the pcare1 gene encoding photoreceptor cilium actin regulator, which produces MGCSPSRGNKFNGAQRPFSKGKTLLPGTKGTSEDGQSDDGGSVSSGGGETDGEFCEKRTIGEERLNHDTISVPLNKKHPVGEPGAATVTSERLDTQEITINVSPQRKEKQIEKEDEKTYEKRGARKSKNQKNAKSSKKKDKGRKSGTEKKVDFPEQLVKAHQAAYGYLNPSIDKYELLLGLLDHAAQTHISLQPMVAFMALRYEEFNRGLEEIVEEGEKLLQDHEGHLAWPCNRKNLTSSGKPSTTEPPPDLLQQLLQYTVQRMRVVGQSVKGIGDTALEDAVDYFSSMSEVLEEKLNAKRAIEARLMQLLTRIEGASLRRPGPEDSTLFSEDSGIGVESESLAGSDRQSHRKESCESTESSHTVIYSPENSTPIHQGSSKCQLNQKISYSSSVTSIDSTCTFTGKVFRDTESLLDSASLDDGEEEEEDNIEGNEEEHYEGKMRMRSSSSPPDPGHQTQCMTTKRIENPQNVEMTLKMKDAISERINFVSSQHSGEKIKTRISKTNDQQWMEEGEKSPKRPQTATHQATKKKIVTKQRRSRSAESLRSKADDPTLLELERTQKELSKRLEKMGKVKTEQNFKKEISKQRKQTQSGPINLTSSNSQRKALSEKIITGNQEEEKEKKKVYKTSKGPMKATSHLSPPSSPKQLLAKCPRGNSVKKLIDTFSQGMDESKQFHESSKGLGPLKGVRKYGIPVIPGLGSEDPFSCIKNDIMNNQRESTTLENQDDIDLDNLPPPPLEVLMDNSFENVEMSKTDEKLNRREQSTLSKTTSMSQRLRTSMQSVTVLPSKGSVRKSSHSISPAQNIALHPSGVAKNSQVASTANADLRNEEAASLYKQARKIIHLRYSSNSPTEKPAADNDNIQQLTQRSIERNQRDKKIPETVPSSETAGNQSPDNPDVSRTRMLPSTPVVHRRLPSPPVFKKQPISSSSASPLIFRKLPTPPPASQRTLPTTPTTQDAMPSCISGVTYSFKAPSPPASPKVQRRSRDNNNEDSASRVFSNARSVFCPASPSLFEAQPFVIPKPPQAWTSSGSSILPRPWGERGKLPMSVRGPQPFIRRSQSDRRPSLSLPPRAPVVSIAQSCGSEPAISTQGLEDGPIRDTWNKQLELREANRSSSHPDLCIVGQALQCE; this is translated from the exons ATGGGCTGTTCCCCATCAAGGGGAAATAAATTCAATGGTGCTCAGAGACCATTCAGCAAAGGGAAAACATTGCTGCCAGGGACCAAGGGAACCTCAGAGGATGGACAATCTGATGATGGAGGAAGTGTAAGCTCTGGTGGTggtgagacagatggagaatTTTGTGAAAAGAGGACAATAGGAGAAGAGAGATTGAACCATGATACAATTTCTGTTCCTTTAAACAAGAAACACCCTGTAGGTGAACCAGGAGCAGCAACAGTTACATCAGAAAGATTGGACACACAAGAGATTACAATAAATGTATCACCCCAAcgaaaagagaaacaaatagaAAAGGAAGATGAAAAGACATATGAGAAAAGGGGTGCAAGGAAGTCAAAGAatcagaaaaatgcaaaatcaaGCAAAAAGAAAGATAAGGGGAGAAAATCTGGAACTGAGAAGAAGGTGGACTTTCCAGAGCAACTTGTGAAAGCCCATCAAGCAGCATATGGATATCTTAATCCCAGTATTGACAAATACGAATTGCTTTTGGGCTTATTAGATCATGCAGCACAGACTCACATTTCTTTGCAACCCATGGTTGCTTTCATGGCTCTGCGGTATGAAGAGTTCAACCGAGGACTAGAAGAAATTGTTGAAGAAGGAGAGAAGCTTTTACAAGACCATGAGGGACATTTGGCTTGGCCATGCAATAGGAAAAATCTTACTTCCTCCGGCAAACCCAGTACAACCGAACCCCCACCTGACTTACTTCAACAGCTACTTCAGTATACTGTCCAGAGGATGCGAGTTGTAGGACAATCAGTGAAAGGGATTGGGGACACAGCCCTTGAGGAtgcagtggattatttttcatcTATGTCTGAAGTCCTAGAGGAAAAACTGAATGCAAAGCGTGCAATTGAGGCTAGGCTAATGCAGCTGCTAACTAGAATTGAAGGCGCCTCATTACGAAGACCTGGACCAGAGGACTCAACATTGTTTAGTGAAGACAGTGGCATTGGTGTAGAAAGTGAGTCACTGGCtggatcagacagacagagccaCCGCAAAGAAAGCTGTGAATCAACTGAATCCAGTCACACAGTTATTTACAGTCCAGAAAACTCTACCCCCATCCACCAAGGTTCCTCTAAATGTCAGCTTAATCAAAAAATCAGCTACAGCAGCTCTGTAACCTCCATTGACTCCACTTGTACCTTTACAGGTAAGGTATTCAGAGATACAGAATCTTTGCTTGATTCTGCCTCCTTGGATGatggtgaggaagaagaagaggacaACATTGAAGGTAATGAGGAAGAACATTATGAGGGTAAAATGAGGATGCGTTCAAGCTCTTCTCCACCTGATCCTGGCCATCAAACACAATGCATGACTACAAAGCGGATAGAAAACCcacaaaatgtagaaatgacattaaaaatgaaGGATGCCATTAGTGAAAGGATTAATTTTGTTTCCTCTCAGCACTCTGGAGAAAAGATAAAAACTCGGATCTCAAAGACCAATGACCAGCAGTGGATggaagagggggaaaaaagtccaaaaagacCACAAACAGCTACTCATCAAGCaactaagaaaaaaatagttaCAAAACAGCGTCGTTCAAGATCAGCAGAGTCTCTTCGTAGTAAAGCGGATGACCCCACACTTCTTGAACTGGAAAGGACGCAAAAAGAGTTGAGTAAGAGGTTGGAAAAAATGGGAAAGGTcaaaactgaacaaaattttaaaaaagaaatttccaAGCAAAGAAAGCAAACACAGTCTGGTCCTATAAATTTAACTTCATCAAATAGTCAGCGAAAGGCACTCAGTGAAAAGATAATTACAGGAAATcaggaggaagaaaaggaaaaaaagaaagtctatAAAACTTCCAAAGGACCCATGAAGGCAACATCCCATCTAAGTCCACCATCATCACCCAAACAACTCTTAGCAAAGTGCCCCAGAGGAAATTCTGTCAAGAAACTGATTGACACCTTCAGTCAGGGAATGGACGAAAGTAAACAGTTTCATGAAAGTTCAAAAGGGCTTGGACCTCTTAAAGGGGTTAGGAAGTATGGGATTCCTGTCATCCCAGGTTTGGGAAGTGAAGATCCATTTTcatgcattaaaaatgacatcatgAATAATCAAAGGGAATCTACAACCTTAGAGAATCAAGATGATATTGACTTGGACAACCTACCACCACCTCCTCTGGAGGTCCTCATGGATAATTCTtttgaaaatgtagaaatgagcaaaacagatgaaaaattGAACAGAAGGGAACAGTCTACCCTGTCAAAGACAACCAGCATGTCTCAAAGGCTCCGTACCTCCATGCAATCTGTTACAGTACTACCTAGCAAGGGAAGTGTGAGAAAGAGTTCTCACAGCATATCGCCTGCACAAAATATTGCCCTGCACCCCAGTGGGGTGGCTAAGAACAGCCAAGTTGCTTCCACAGCTAATGCAGATCTTAGGAATGAGGAGGCTGCCTCGCTTTATAAACAGGCTCGGAAAATTATCCACTTGCGATATTCATCTAATTCTCCCACAGAGAAACCTGCTGCTGACAATGACAACATTCAACAGCTCACTCAAAGAAGTATCGAAAGAAATCAGAGGGACAAAAAGATTCCTGAAACAGTGCCTTCCAGTGAAACAGCTGGAAATCAATCACCTGACAATCCAGATGTATCCAGGACCCGCATGTTACCTTCTACACCTGTTGTACATAGGAGGTTACCCAGTCCTcctgtatttaaaaaacaaccaaTTTCTTCCAGCTCAGCCAGTCCATTAATATTTCGCAAACTTCCTACCCCACCACCAGCCAGCCAACGGACACTACCCACTACCCCCACTACTCAAGATGCCATGCCAAGCTGCATTTCTGGAGTTACCTACAGTTTTAAGGCACCATCTCCCCCTGCCTCACCAAAAGTGCAGCGACGGTCTCGAGATAACAATAATGAGGACTCTGCTTCAAGAGTATTTAGCAATGCTCGCTCAGTTTTTTGTCCAGCCTCACCATCTTTGTTTGAGGCACAACCATTTGTCATACCTAAACCACCACAAGCATGGACCTCCTCTGGAAGTAGCATACTACCTCGCCCCTGGGGTGAGCGTGGTAAGCTGCCTATGTCTGTCCGAGGGCCACAGCCTTTCATTCGGCGTAGTCAGTCTGACAGAAGACCTAGTCTCAGCCTTCCACCTAGGGCACCAGTAGTATCTATTGCACAGTCCTGCGGAAGTGAACCAGCTATCAGTACCCAAGG GCTGGAAGATGGTCCAATCAGAGATACCTGGAACAAGCAGCTGGAGCTCAGAGAAGCAAATCGCTCTTCCTCGCACCCAGACCTGTGCATTGTGGGTCAGGCCTTACAATGCGAATGA